In Rutidosis leptorrhynchoides isolate AG116_Rl617_1_P2 chromosome 2, CSIRO_AGI_Rlap_v1, whole genome shotgun sequence, one genomic interval encodes:
- the LOC139888021 gene encoding uncharacterized protein yields the protein MAVTLGLLMMVGKSCILPPRLHTQDRIYKWLPNQVLTCCFCGKVHDSINHLFFKCDFTDGIWKKFKAKILFRGLPNHFDGIVNALARYPLSNNIWNVVNRVVFAGCVYYIWNERNGRIFKLKKKAASDLYDAIFDHVRFKLVTLKIRKSAAVLKVAQLWNLVYTEQGYRLE from the exons ATGGCAGTTACTCTTGGATTACTAATGATGGTAGGAAAGTCGTGTATTCTACCTCCCAG GTTGCACACTCAAGATAGGATTTATAAATGGTTGCCAAATCAGGTTCTGACTTGTTGCTTTTGTGGTAAGGTTCATGATTCTATCAATCACTTGTTCTTCAAATGTGATTTTACTGATGGTATCTGGAAGAAATTTAAGGCCAAAATCCTGTTTAGAGGCCTGCCAAATCATTTTGATGGAATTGTTAATGCTTTGGCAAGATATCCATTGTCTAATAATATTTGGAATGTTGTAAATCGAGTTGTATTTGCTGGATGTGTGTACTATATATGGAATGAAAGAAATGGCAGGATTTTTAAGCTTAAGAAGAAAGCTGCTAGTGATTTGTATGATGCTATCTTTGATCATGTTAGATTCAAGCTGGTTACACTGAAGATAAGGAAGTCAGCTGCAGTTTTAAAAGTGGCGCAATTGTGGAACTTAGTCTATACAGAGCAGGGTTATAGGCTTGAATAA